The DNA region GAGCATGTAGAGTGGACCCCCAACCCCTTGGTTGGCACCTGTACCCGCCATCAGAAAGTGCTGCAGGCTAGGaacttaaagaacaaaaatacttTGATTTACAGTTCTGGAGACTAGAAATCCAGGACTGAGGTCCTGGCAGGGCTGGTTCCTTCTAAGATCTCCTATATCCTCCTGAGTCCCGAGTAGCACTTGGCTCCTGATTCCTGTCTCCTGGCTCCCTGGctgggagaaaacaaaaacaaaagcaaaaaaacaaggAGGCTCACATTAAACCAGTCATTTCCTGCTCAGAAATGCTCCGAAGTGACAACTGTCTTCACATACAGACTGTCTCCAGCAGGGAGCACTGACAAATCTCTTCTGGACATGCTGTAGGATTTCTTCCTTGAGAAATAGGATGATGGAATGGGAGtgggagcctcagtttccctaatgAGATGAAGAATGTGGATGGACTCTTAGAGACTGGATAGAGCTGACATTCTACACAGCTCCTGATGGCTTCAGGGAATAGCCACTGCCCTTTAGAAGCAGGCATAGTCATGGGATCCAGGGGATACACTCAGTTGGTTCCCCCTCCATCAGGACTTGATCTTCGACCTGGGAGATCCGGTGAGGTGGGAGTACATGCTCTTGGGGACCGATAAGCCTCACCTGTCCTtgactgaggaggaagaagaagggctggatgatgatgatgaaatggAAGAGCTGGTGAGTGCTAGCATGTGAGTGGGTCGAGGGCCTTTACCCCATTTTGTGTTAGGCAGCCTAACAGACATACCTgcaaacatgtgcatgcatgggggtagggggagactCCAAATGTATCAGTTATACACTCTTCAAAGTAGAGGGGTCTGTAGagttctcattttacagatgggaaaacagAGGCCTAGGCATATCCAGTGATCATCCCAAAACCTCTCAGTAGGTTAGGGGACAGACAGTACTTGAATTCAGTCTCTCCCATCTGGAGCCGTGATCCAAACTTGGACTGTTCCTTAGAGAGACCATGTCTTTGGAGTGGGAACCTCAGGGTCCACTCTGCTGGCTCCTCCTTAGTCACTGGCCTAAGGTACCCCCTCACTAGCCTTCTGTCTGTCATCTTTCAAcaatgggtgtatgtgtgtgctggtggGGTACTTCCTGCATGGGGACCTGTGTGAGGAATGAGAGACTAGGAGACAAATTCCCCCTGCTTTGGGAGTCTTCCATGCCTCCTTTACATGTAAAATGAGGGTGAAGGTCACAAGTCTGTGTTTGGTATCCATAGCAACAATGATAGATGTATCAGTCAGCTAGCATTGCCATAAAGGGAGTACTACAAACTCTTAAGTCTCACACTCCCAGAGGCTAGAAATTCAGGATCAAAGGTGCTGGCAGGGCTGGTTTCTTCCACAATCCTCTGGGTTTGCTGATGGCCATGAGCACTGCAGTTTTATCTGGCCCCCTTTCAATGAATCTGTGTCCTAATTCCTTTGCCTCAGAAGAACACTTAGCATATTGTAATAGGACCACTTGAAGGCCCAACTTAGAGTCCACTGCCTTACCCGTAAAGACCTTACTTCCAATTGCAACTGGATTCATGGGTACTGGGGGTGAGGGCTTTAGCATATGATTTTAGAGGTAGGTCGAGCAAGCCCATATAAATAGGCAACACTGCGGGGACAGGTTCTGTTTCTGGTGCAGAAGCTGAGTTCACTCACTTaaatctctgcttcctgggtagCCGAGGACAACTCATACACAGCAGGGCAAAATGAGACACCAAAGGATCTACCCAATTAGTGAGAGAGCTAGGAGCTGCATATCCGGGTTCTCAGTGGTGATTATTCAGCTCTGAAGGCTGCCTAAGAATGCATGAGGCCACCCTGTTCTCCCTCTCCTCAATTCTGAGCACTGGTGACCCTGCTGGCTGTAGGACATAGACCAGCAATATGTACCCTTAAACCTAGGAGTCTGCTTCTTCTGGAAGTCCTGTCACATCCCTGGAATGAGAACCCTACCTAGTCCCTCCAAACATGGACAGACAATACATCTTGAGAGTCAGCACCCAGCTGTAGGACCAGACCTGGGATTCCtgtgctgtctcaaaaaaaaaaaaaaaaaaaaaaaaaaaaaaaaaaaaaaaaaaaaaaaaaagttgctattGTCCACTGCTGACTAACTCACAATTAGATGAGCAAGCATCCAAGGTCTGAACATTGTATACGTACACACCGAAAATCTTGAGCTTCATTTGAGGATCATTTGTCTAGGCCAGGCCTTATTTCACAGACCAGGGAAGAACAGCCATGCAGGGCCCAAGACTTATTCACAACATCCGTTAGTCCTCCCAAGAGGCCCAGTTAACAGCTAAGGAAATCTAGGCTTAGAGTGGATGAAAAACTTACCCAGCCCTCCTTACCTGGTACTAGGTACAAAGGTTTGGCTCCTTCTGACTCAGGATCCCCTCTCTGAGTAGCCATCATGGCTGTAGGTGGTTTGGCTGGACGGGTGAGGTATGAGAGCAGGTGCTACCCGTCTTAGACCAGGCAAGCAGGGAATAGGGGTCCACCCAAACCTATCCTCTCCTCCCCTATTCTGGgtcatcttctgacctcttgTTCTTCCGGGGAAACTGACAGCCCTCTTAGCAAGTTTGGGTCTGGGGTTAGGGGCAGAGCTGTGCCACGGCCTCTGCTCCAAGGCCCTGGCTAGCAACCACCTCTTTTCCTCACAGGGCAAAGAAGAGGAGGATAAGAGCTTTGACATGCCGTCTTCGTGGGTCTCCCAGATTGAGATCACCCCAGAAGGTCTCTGTCATCCCCTGGTTCTCAGCCTACAACTCAGCAGAGAAGCCAGAGAGGCTTCCTGGGCCCTTCTTGCCACCCCCCCTCAACACCCTCCCAGCTCTGTGCCCAGAGCCTGACACTCTCTGGCACACAACTGGACTGTTAACATCATGAGCACCAAGGTCCGGGACAtggcctctttcttcccttccccagaTCCTCTGTTCAGAGGAGGCCATGGGCAGAACATGGACTATGTGGTGCAGTGGGGCCAGgccacaggaaaaaaatagacaaagaaagcaagagactGGGCTATCTTTTGCCCAGTGTCTACATATGTCCACCTGGAAATGCCTAGATCAGAAGAAGGGCATAGGCTGTTCCAGCAGGTGGCAAAGTGCTACAGAAGTGGGCATGAACACTGGGGTGGGAGCACCCATTACATCCTAAATACGGGATGGAGGCAAAATGGGTCTTAAGAGGTAGTGGTCCTTGGGACTGGGTTTTGAAAGATCAGATGTCATTCTAGCACATTGTTCTCAGTGATGAAGGCATGGCAGGGGAAAGGAGTGGCTAGACCACAGATATGATTCTCTGTAACTCTGGGATGCTGGCTGGCCCAAGAATACCTTGGGAAGAATTGAAGCCAGCACTGGtaagtattttcttcttcctcgGAACTGGTTCTGGGCCTGGAGGCACTTTATAGGCAATGCAGACAATGGATGAGCATTCAGGAAGGGCGGAAGGAAAGACCCCAGCTCCCTTTACACCCACAGAGTTTGAGACCCGTTGCCCCAATGGGAAGAAAGTGATACAGTACAAGAGGGCACAGCTGGAGAAGTGGTCCCCATACCTCAACAACAATGGCCTGGTGTGTCGCCTTACCACCTACGAGGACCAACAGTGTAAGACACCTTGGGGGCATGGAATTGGGGAACAACCAAATGCCGTGCTTGGTGACTCTGGGTAAATCACTTCTACTTTTTCAATGTCTGtgtggcagaggccagaggagctgGCCCACCTGCAGCAACCGTCCCTGTGTCCCCACAGGCACAAAGGTTCTGGAGATAAAGGAGTGGTACCAGAACCGGGAGGATATGCTGGAGCTGAAGCATATAAACAAGACCACAGGCCTGCACGTGGACTACTTCAAGCCAGGCCATCCCCAAGCTCTGTGTGGTATGTGGATTCCATGGCTGGGCGGACCAAGAGCCATGGGGAAGGGGTGTTTACATATGATGACACAGATGGGAAGAACGGATGATAGGCATCACCGAGGTTCTTAGGTGGCAAGCATGGGCATTACCTCTGACTATGTAAGATAAGGTGGTGTGCAAACAGCTAAGGAAGCTCAGAAAAGGAAGACACCACAGCCATCGGCTCTCTAGGAAAGTCAAAGCCAGGGCCACACGCTGTTCTGTGCCTGGGATCATGGCACGTGAGATGGGTCCCATGTCAAGGGTCTAAGAATGCTGGGCAGTAAAGCCAGCCAGCACCACCAAGAAGGCAAATGTAGGAGCAGAGTGGCCACTGGCTCTATGGCTAGGGGGCCCATGAGGTTGGGaagtggggaaagaaagaatatgcCTCCTGAAATCCACATTCTACCCCAGACCTCAGCAGAGAAAAGTCTGGAGccaacacacacatggaaagacACCAACCACATTTGGGAGTTGAAATTTTCAAGATTAAACCAAGAAGGGACCATGCCATAACCTATGTGGAGTAAATGGTCCTAACCTGATATGTGTACCGGGGGCAGAAAGCAGCAGGAAGTTATTCCTTATGGATATCAGCAAGCaagtccctctttttttttttttttttttttttttttttttttttttttttttggtttttcaagagaggctttctctgtgtagccttagctgtcctggaactcactctgtagatcaggctgtcttcGAAcagttcctgttttcttttctttctttctttctttcttttttcttttttgttgttgttattgttgttgttgttgttgtttgttttttgtttttttgaaacagggtttctctgtataaccctggctgtcctggaactcactctgttgtccaggctggtcttgaactcagaaatctgcctgcctctgcctcccaagtgctgggattaaaggcatgtgccaccactgcccggctcagtccCTCTTTTCTTAAGACTAACTGAGCTAAATATGTTAATAAtatggagatgtagctcagtagtaggaCACATGCTTAGCATGTCTGAGGCCCCATGTTCCATTGCTAAACAGCAATATTAATGGTCTTAAAATGTGAGCACATCTTGACCGGGTAATTCCTCTGATGAGAATATGTTCTTAGTAAAGGCTGAGCAAGAACAATAAATGCATGCTATGGTTGTTCATCATGGTgttgtttataaaaacaaaaaattagatgTAACTGGAATGCCCAGATAGTGGGGGTTGGGTACACGACTGATACTCATGTATACTTCAGAATATCCGTCTCCCTGGGCCTAGGATTGGGTTACAGAGCCAGCTGCCACAGCTCTTGATGTTCACTcaacccctcccctctccccttctgccCTGCCCCCCTCAGTGCACTCATATAAGTCTATGCTACCTGAGATGGACCGCGTCATGGAGTTTTATAAAATGATCCGTGTGGATGGCCTGGTAAAGCGGGAGGAGACACCCATGACAATGACTGAGTACTATCAAGGCCGCTCAGACTTCCTCGCCTATCGACACACCAATTTTGGACCCAGAGTCAAGAAGCTCTCCCAGAACAGTGTGGAGTCCAACCCGAGGCCCATGGTGGTGAGAGTACATTTGGGCTGGGGACTGGCTGCCCACCCTCTCTGGCAGATAGAGGGGTCCTCAGAATCAGGGAAGCCCTGACTCTGGGATGATTATTAATGCCTGTAATTTTGCCAGGATTCTAAACATGAAGCAACCACTTTAACAAATGCAGacccctgggcttgttagagccaAGCTGTATCCCTAACCCCACTAGACAAAGAAGCACGGTTTCCTCACTGTAATGAACAAATACACACGTAAGAACCAGACATCTGGAAATACGGGAAactaaagaaacttaaaaatgtcTCAAGTGACCTCTCTCCGATATTACTGTGGACTAGTAGGTTTATTCATAGCTAGacaattaatcccagcacttgagaggtggtaGCTGAAGAGTGGAGAGTTCAAGGCAACCCTCAGCTGAGTGCAAGGCTGAGCCACATGAACTCCTATCTCAATGAGCCAAAGACATAGCTCACTCAGTAAAGAGTTTGCTTTCTAAGCACGAAGACCTGGGTtttccccagcacccatgaaaaCAGCCTGGCACCATGACTCGTATGTGCAATCCCAGTACCAGGGAGGCAAATGTAGGGTTTGTTGGCCTGCCAGTCAAGCCAAACCAGTGAGGTCCAAGTTCAAGTGAGCCCAAGAtttgagacagaaaaacaaattgaGCTTTGTTTCCTCTAAGATGCTACAAAGTTCTCGGCAATGAACTTCCTGGCCACACACCTGAGATCCTCCTTGCCATAGTAAGGGCTATCTGATAATGGGACAGGCTGTCTGGAGAGGTGGAGAGCTCCTCACCTCTAGAAGCAGACAAGCAGAGTCTTGTGGAGGAAATTGGAGAAAGGACCGACACCATGTGAAGCTGGGTCCTGAGAACCCACAGGGGTCATAGACTCCATGGTCTGGCAGAAAGGGCAGATCAACAACTTGTACCCCTGGACTCGTGGGTCTTGAGAGTCCTTCCTTTATACACACAGAGCATGCACAGAaacccccctccctcctctgcatGTTCTGGCCACACAGAAAATCACAGAGCGGTTCTTCCGCAACCCAGCGAAACCTGCGGATGAGGATGTGGCAGAGCGCGTGTTTCTGATAGCGGAGGAGCGCATCCAGCTTCGCTACCATTGCCGCGACGACTACATCACCGCATCCAAGCGAGAGTTCCTGCGGCGCATGGAGGTTGACAGCAAGGGAAACAAGATCATCATGACACCAGACATGTGCATCAGCTACGAGGTGGGTTGGTGACCACATGGCACACTGAATGGATGGGGACATACTTTAACACCTGTGCCTGCAAGCATCTTCAGGTAACTTGAGAAACCCTAAGAGGGATTTCTGTTAAGATTCCTCTGGGAAGCCCATCTCTTTCCCTGGTAACACGCAAAGCTCCCATCTGAGGATCTTTCTCTTGtagctgctctgaaaaccatccCATTTCCACCAAAATGAAAACCCAGCCAGCTGAGACTTCCTCATGGTCCCTATCTGCACCTCTGGGGAACCTAGACCCCAGATCCCAGGGACCTATCCTGAAGGTGGCAGGATATTCTCATGCTTTAGAATATAGGATGGTCTCGCCTTCCTATTCTAACAGCATAACCATAAGCCCCTCTGCACCTTTCTTTGGTCCCTCTTTGTTACTATGATTTTGTAGAGAAGGATCCTGAGGTCTGGAGAGGTTAAGCACCTTGCTTGAGATCAAACAGCTAGAAAAAGGGAGTAGATTTAAACCAAGTGGTCCTTAGACCTGCCCtggtgcagcttccctgtcactGTGGTGGTTCTGGTCTCAGGTAGAGCCAATGGAGCACACCAAGAAACTCCTCTACCAGTATGAGACCATGATTCAcctgaagaatgaagaaaagctGTCCCGACATCAGGCCTGGGAGTCAGAGCTGGAGGTAAGGTCCTACGAGACAGCAgaggtggcagagagagagggcCTTCATGATGCATATCCTCAATGATGTCCAATCAAGGTGCTGGAGATCTTGAAGCTtcgtgaagaggaggaggaggcacatACGCTGACCATCTCCATCTATGACACCAAGCGcaatgagaagagcaaagaaTATCGGGAGGCCATGGTGAGTCTTCCTGCTCTTCCTAGGTCTCCATCCTTGGAGCCCTGCCTCCAGGGTAGGGAGGATATGGGAACACTTTGTAAGGGATGTTGAGGGGAGATGTCAACCCTTTGTAAGGGATGAAGTCACTGGTGATGTCAGGTGAGTATTCTTGTTGACTATCACCTGCTTGTTAATGGATTACCCCCAAAGAGCACTTAAGATCCAGGCTGGGTATACTCACCCAGGGCTATGGCCAAATGAAAGTCTCTACTTTGTGTGGAGGAAAAATGAGAACTACATGTCCATCTCTACCAGGGCTTTCTCTGAGGCTGTGACCTGAGCTGGAAGTCCAGCTAACTGACTCAGGCACAGGTTGAACACCAGGACTCAGCCACACAGGGGCTTTGGctttacccctccccctcccaagtgGGAGGACCAGTTTGGCTCGATGCTAAACCCTCTTCACCAAGTAGTGCAGATCTCTAAAGAAGTTTGGAGTTGGCCTGGCAAGGCTAGGCTTTGCAATGTTCTTGGATCCATAGGAAAGGGCAACAGCCCACGTCTCCATGTTCTCTGGCTCCCGTGTGCCCCATGTAAGTCCGGCCTTAcaggcaaaagagaaaaatgggagcTCAGAATCATTGCTAGCCCACTGCCATTCACTGTAAGTACCTGCTTTGGACTGGCAGGCCTGGGCTATGTGCTTTCCAGACCTGAACTGGTCTGTTTTCAGAGGAGGAAACAAAGGCTCGGACTGATTGATGAATTCGTGTCAGAAACAGGAATTACATGTCAGAAAGGAATAAACATGGCTAAAGAGGCAATTGTGGCTCATAAGAACCCTACCCTGGGACCTGGATTTAGGGCCTGGCTTTGTACTGTTATTGCACGTGGACTCGGCTGCTTGGGAGGTCTCCTGGCTATCCTGATCTTTCAGCTGGTTCCCTGGCCCACAGGAGCGTGTCTTGCATGAGGAGCACCTGCGGCAGGTAGAGGCCCAGTTGGACTACCTGGCTCCATTCCTGGCTCAGCTCCCTCCAGGCGAGAAGCTAACCCGTTGGCAGGCGGTACGCCTCAAGGATGAGTGTCTCAGCGACTTCAAGCAGCGGCTGATCGACAAGGCTAACCTCATCCAGGCTCGCTTTGAGAAGGTGTGGCCAGGGCCCAGGCAGGGGAGGTGACCTCACCATCCTCAGTCAGGAAAAACGGGACCTGAGGCCTTTGCTCAGTGCCTCATGGATCCGAGAATGGCAGATGAGAggatgagtgtgtgtctgtaatcgAAGCTTCCAAATACCTGattccttcttctcccctttgTTATTGTACGAGTGGATGGATGGTGGGTAGCTGGGTaaatggatgagtggatgaatggGTAACtaggtgggggtgaggtgggcgGGCGCAGGTGGATGTGTGGTGAGGATTAGGGGTGGAgtataggtggatggatggatggatggatggatgcatggatggatggatgatggtaTGGAAGGATAACTAAGATGGGCAGGCAGAAGGAtagaggagtggatgggtgggtttGTGAATCGATGGGCGGATGGTTGGTGCATTATAGTAGCTCCTAGTCCTTTGCCCATTTCTGTGAGACAGGTGAGATGCATACCATGTGGTTACCATGCAGTGCTTTGGTCtgcacagagcacacagagcAGAGCTGGGTGGAATGGGGCACAATCACCCTTATTTTTGGAGACGAGCTACTGGGGTCTCTGAGCATGTCAGCAACATGTCTACCTCATGAGGctattttgtgtatatgggtgttttgtctgtacgTGTGCATGTACACCACATGtctagtgccctcagaggctaaAAGAGGTCATCgcatcccctgggactggaggttCAGATGATTCTGAGCCTCCATGTAAATTTTGGGAATCTAACCCAGTCCTCTGGAGAGCTGGGAGTGCCCtgctttgttttatgagacagggtctcactctatagcctttgctggcctgaaacttgctaggtagaccagactggccttaaactcacatagatccacctgcctctgcctaaagagagctgggattaaaggtgtgcaccagcacacTCAGCGGCTTTAATTTTGTATATGAactgctagggatggaaccctgGGCTATGCACTAAACCACAGCCCTAGTTCTGACTGGCTGTTGTGGCCCTGTTCTGATTTCATGTACAGGCTGTCCTTCAAACCAGGACCCCAGCAGTTCTCATCCAAGACATTTTGTGATGCTATAATTCTGTCCCTTTCCTTGGGGGCTGGAGTTGGGCATTATCCTGTTGGGGCTGCCTGGCCATCTATGGGCCTACAGCCTGGCTGCAGATCAGTTCACACATTCCCCATGCTCCTCTCTGTATGTTTCCAGGAGACCCAGGAGCTGCAGAAGAAGCAGCAATGGTACCAGGAGAACCAGGTAACCCTGACACCAGAGGATGAAGACCTGTACCTGAGCTACTGCTCTCAGGCCATGTTCCGCATCCGAATCTTGGAACAGCGGCTCAATCGGTAAGGGGCAGAACTGGGAGGACTTCTGGGAGCACTCTGATAGCTTGGATAtccctcaccctctccttccTCACTCTGCTCAGGCACAAAGAGCTGGCTCCACTGAAGTACCTGGCGCTGGAGGAGAAGCTCTACAAGGACCCACGCCTGATAGACTTCGTCAAAGTCTTTGTTTGATGGCCCCTCCTGGGACTGCGGCAGACCCTGCCAGGGAATGgagtccctcccttctccccagccACTGTGATCCTATACCGGCCTCACTGCCACACTTTCTCCTTGTCCCTCATAGCCCCCTCAAATAAAGACACTTCCTTTTTGCCATTTATACCTCAGTGTTTACAAGCTCCACTCCACACCATCCTAAGTATTTCTCCGTCATCTTCTCTGCTGGATTATCAAGTGTTTAGCTCTCCAGATGGTTGTTCCACATCCACCTGCCAACATCTGGCTAGAGCTCAATGTGTTGATGGTGGGGCCAGCTCATAAAAGTGAGAGCAGCCTAGCTAAGAAGCACACCCCAGAACCGGGTGGCTTGATACTAGAGGACAAAGGACAGAATCCAAGTTCCTCTTACATGTACCACCTCTGAAATGGGGGTGGTGATGCTTCCTGAAATAAGTCTTAAAAGGCAGAGGAAATTGGGTATAGTAGTGCATGCCCGTAGTCCcagcaggaggtggaggcagaaagatcgaGTTCAAGATCTGTctcaactacatagtgaatttgaggacagcctgggccacatgaggctcggtctttaaaaaaaaaaaaaaaaaaaaaaaaaaaaaaaaaaaaaaaaaacagacaataaaggggggggggcggggctggagagatggctcagaggttaagagtacttactgctcttccagaggtcctgagttcaattcccagcaaccacatggtagttcataaccatctataataagatctaatgtcctcttcaggtatgtctgaagacagcaacattgtatttatatacatataaataaagaaattaaaacaacaacaacaaaagtaaagaaaaccttGCCTGTAATCTCAAGGGCATGACACAGTCACAGCCTGTAATCTCAAGGGCATGACACAGTCACAGCAGGTGTGGTTGCTTGTACTATCTGAGCCAGTGACTAGGCAATTGTGGATCAGAGAGGGACTCATGGGGCCCTGTCCCTTCTTATTGAACTACTAGCTGCTGATGAATTCTGGTGGGGGGGGCAGTCATTGTCTTCACTCAAAGATGAACCCAGTAAACTTCAGTGCATAGTTCCAAGCCCATGGTTAAAACCAGGGGCTCTTGCCAAATGTGgcggctcacacctttaatcccagctgttgATTTCTAtcagtccaaggccagcctgatccacaaaGTGAGatacagagggaggagagagagagagagagagagagagagagagagagagagagagagagagagagagaagaggagagaagaggtagtggaagagagaTCCAAGGGACAGAAATAGGATGATCTTGGAAGAGTCAAGTATGCCAAGAATGCAGAATCTTGCCTGGCTCCTATAAAGATACTGTGCCTCCTccacatgtgtgatgtgtgtgtacacaagtccCATTCTATCACTATGCATTCTGCTCTGACATTCTTCACCTTATTCCCTTGAGTCAGGTAGGTGACCCGGTCTGAGGATCAGTCAATGGGGTCtgcaagggagagagtggggacaGAGGGGAAAGAGACTCATAAAAGACAAAACAGCCTGTCTAATCAAGTCTCATCTATTGAAAGGCAGCTATGGGTGTATATATAAGCACAAGCTGGGGAGTACAGCTGGAGACACTTAACACAAGTCCAGGATGTGGCTGAGAAGAACAAGAGGTTATCAGAGTGTGTTCAGCTATGGTGATCTTCTTGCAAAAACATCATCCTAGGAAAACAAGTCTCTCGTCAGGGTGGAAAAGTACCACCTGCAAGTAAATAGCCCGAGATGGCTGCAGAGACTGCTAGGAGTCGAGTCCCAACAGTTAGGATGCCAACCAACAATCCCTAGCAATCTGCTTCCTAGAGCACTGTTTACAGCCATGCCCAGATTTTTACATGGGTAGtgagaatttgaactcaagtcttcattcTTACAGTGCAGTcactcttagctactgagccatgcCATTTCTCTTGCTCCTAGGTAGTTTTTCTTTCCagagctggggattgaacctagtgCCTCCTGCACACTTGTCAAGGCTATCACCGAGCTACATTCCAGTCTTGTTCCTACTTAGAAGTTATGTGTACTGGGGATGGTGACAGTTATTTTAAGACAGTCTGCATGTTAGAGGATTAAGTTATTTTAGGGGTGGTGACATTGGTTATGTGACTAAGGGCCCTTAAAGAACTTCATGCTCAGTGTTGCCACGATTGAAATGTCTTGGGATCTGTAATCTTCAAATAATTGTATAAAACAAAGCAGATAAGGCAAAATGTGTCAAAATGAagaatttgactttttttttttttaaataaaaagttaaaggaaCAGCAAACTACAAAGTTTTGATCAAATGTTATTCTCCGAATCCAGGTCTCTTAATAATTACCAAGTTCTACTCAGGGCCGACTTCCCAGAAGGCTAATGGATGTCTTTTGTCCGTGTAGAGGTTTTGCATTTAATAGGTACCTTGCATGCCTTGACTTTAATTACAAAAGTTTTAAGTCCTGGGTCCATTCTTCCAGGTGTTTGGTCTTTTTCACCACAGCatctgtttcctcatctataaatgGGAAATGCCTCCCACTCAGGGCTGTATGGAGCAGAACGCCAGATATAGCACCCACGACCAGAGGGGAGTGAGTGTAGGACAGACCGGGGTTGGAGGTTATTTCTGCAATAAGCTGGGACCGAGTTCCACAGTGAGGGGACCCCCGACTCCTGGCGGGTTATGTGGCCTCTCCACGATCCCAACCTGCCTGTCACAGGCATCAATCAGCCTTTCTCCGGTTCTCTAGTCGAGCAGACACAAGCCTACTCATCCCACTGTGATACTGTGATCTTAGGAACGAACTCCTGGGCTCGACATCGACTCCACATGTAACCAAGCTCTGTTTCCCTCGAGGTCAGTGAACTCAAGAAAATGTGTG from Mastomys coucha isolate ucsf_1 unplaced genomic scaffold, UCSF_Mcou_1 pScaffold22, whole genome shotgun sequence includes:
- the Drc7 gene encoding dynein regulatory complex subunit 7, which gives rise to MEVLREKVEEEEEAEREEAAERAERAEKVERVTKPAEVSKEETIMTQDELRDLEGKLMAIEIPTPADHTTLSQAPIDVSKLPPSYTTNSLKEEHLLMVADNFSHQYSHLCPDRVPLFLHPLNECNVPKFVSTTLRPTLMPYPELYNWDSCAQFVSDFLTMVPLADPLKPPTHLYSSTTVLKCQKGNCFDFSTLLCSMLIGSGYDAYCVNGYGSQDLCLMDLTREVCPLTVKAKEIIKKKEKAVPKKYAIKPPRDLTSRFEQEQEEKRIQEIKDLEQKRLKEEEDRLLEAEKAKPDHLHGLRVHSWVLVLSGKREVPESFFIDPLTGRSYSTKDDHFLGIESLWNHKNYWINMQDCWNCCKDLIFDLGDPVRWEYMLLGTDKPHLSLTEEEEEGLDDDDEMEELGKEEEDKSFDMPSSWVSQIEITPEEFETRCPNGKKVIQYKRAQLEKWSPYLNNNGLVCRLTTYEDQQCTKVLEIKEWYQNREDMLELKHINKTTGLHVDYFKPGHPQALCVHSYKSMLPEMDRVMEFYKMIRVDGLVKREETPMTMTEYYQGRSDFLAYRHTNFGPRVKKLSQNSVESNPRPMVKITERFFRNPAKPADEDVAERVFLIAEERIQLRYHCRDDYITASKREFLRRMEVDSKGNKIIMTPDMCISYEVEPMEHTKKLLYQYETMIHLKNEEKLSRHQAWESELEVLEILKLREEEEEAHTLTISIYDTKRNEKSKEYREAMERVLHEEHLRQVEAQLDYLAPFLAQLPPGEKLTRWQAVRLKDECLSDFKQRLIDKANLIQARFEKETQELQKKQQWYQENQVTLTPEDEDLYLSYCSQAMFRIRILEQRLNRHKELAPLKYLALEEKLYKDPRLIDFVKVFV